A portion of the Rubritalea squalenifaciens DSM 18772 genome contains these proteins:
- a CDS encoding WecB/TagA/CpsF family glycosyltransferase, translating to MKTIDVIGLPIAITDYGRAVAWTCEHAIRGDRAYAVEAANTHVAALSRHNKQFGEVMAKFDLVCPDGMPLVWSVNRRLDPQERLTDRVYGPTLMLEVIKASERNQKIKHFLLGGAQSTLDSLAERFQTDYPDAKIAGSYSPPFGEWPADEFERISRKIQESGANVVWVGLGCPKQEKWIAQYKEQLPPAVYFGIGAAFAFHAGEVSQAPPWIQKMGCEWAYRLCKEPRRLFKRYFTYNSLFIYYSLTD from the coding sequence ATGAAAACGATTGATGTCATAGGTCTGCCTATAGCCATTACGGACTATGGCAGAGCTGTGGCATGGACATGCGAGCACGCAATACGTGGTGACCGGGCTTATGCCGTTGAGGCGGCGAATACGCATGTTGCCGCTCTATCCAGACACAATAAGCAGTTTGGTGAGGTGATGGCAAAATTTGATTTGGTCTGTCCCGATGGGATGCCATTGGTTTGGTCAGTGAATAGGCGCTTGGATCCGCAAGAGAGATTGACGGATCGAGTCTATGGCCCCACTCTTATGTTAGAGGTGATCAAAGCTTCAGAGCGAAATCAAAAGATCAAACACTTCCTCTTAGGTGGTGCGCAAAGCACCCTAGATAGTTTGGCTGAGCGATTCCAAACTGACTATCCGGATGCCAAGATCGCGGGCTCTTATTCGCCTCCTTTTGGCGAGTGGCCCGCCGATGAATTCGAGCGCATTAGTCGAAAAATTCAAGAGTCCGGAGCCAATGTGGTGTGGGTTGGATTGGGCTGCCCAAAGCAAGAGAAGTGGATTGCGCAATATAAGGAACAACTTCCTCCTGCTGTCTACTTTGGAATCGGAGCCGCCTTTGCATTTCATGCAGGTGAGGTTTCCCAGGCTCCGCCTTGGATTCAAAAAATGGGGTGTGAATGGGCCTATAGGCTCTGCAAAGAACCAAGAAGGTTATTTAAAAGGTATTTCACCTACAATAGTCTCTTCATTTATTACTCTCTAACTGATTAG
- a CDS encoding YfhO family protein, which translates to MTIKPNVLKGIFSSLLIIVCVVAALSPALFGDKVIAPADITKTMLPPWGSADAGEKPHNHFTSDAVTQYLPYRIHAKQSLDDDGYVGWNPYSMGGSNMAGNTMALPGSWSTHLLKYTSVTCAWNWSIAIELMIAGLGMLAFLKSRKLGWIVSVAGALFYMGNTQFVIWINHRWALGSFCWMPWVLWAASDGLALKRLWGRVWWLPLFLCLAMAGGSLQHVAFIVLACMCLWAGSLRANSLISQGKSELLGWGLVGSIALVMVAYTLVPQLMAYETNVDVGHTRGGIGYPHGILQPLYNLVGIPAQVWPWLVGDAQTLDGWKLLKMNYMNVAYFGTIPMLLAYIGLFVKKMPRQAKWLILVGVLLPLTPLVGPLYHRVQILFILGGCWMAAEMLAYCSQKPLPRFVNRGLVGVVAMIGLALIVGECLPGSLQSSIENKVVAAAISASENAQFSGDQAWFKARALEWVDRFSIGNTHTLWVYGLLVLGSVGFEMLSKFSKKLKLVGVCLILVASSAELMTFYRAYVTYSDKEDIRPRHESITFTKKIAGGDLVLQGMSELSMPQCFAGPNLLSAYDVHALDAYESIQYRSIYRVTESLEEHERLSLAGVKIAINPIDHGPFKGTEEWKVVHQAEGFEWRENPESLASILVGEGDAPADLESLSMNLQKAMPIEPVWQSMNAVSVKLPSDVAWLRWRQNWHPGWQWRQSEDAEWQPVERGVDGACWIANSGATWLQIRFTPVSTQIDIVSWGVVFVWLAVGLVIVFLKYLRTRAGHAGS; encoded by the coding sequence ATGACCATCAAACCTAATGTGCTGAAAGGCATCTTTAGCAGTTTGTTGATTATCGTTTGTGTGGTGGCAGCCTTGAGTCCGGCTCTGTTCGGAGACAAGGTCATTGCTCCAGCTGATATCACCAAGACAATGCTGCCGCCATGGGGGAGTGCTGATGCGGGCGAGAAGCCCCATAATCACTTCACTTCAGATGCTGTCACCCAGTATTTGCCTTACCGGATTCATGCCAAGCAATCGCTGGATGATGATGGTTATGTAGGGTGGAATCCATATTCCATGGGAGGCTCTAACATGGCAGGCAATACCATGGCTTTGCCTGGGAGTTGGAGTACCCACCTCTTGAAGTACACCAGTGTCACCTGTGCTTGGAACTGGTCGATCGCTATCGAATTGATGATAGCTGGGCTGGGGATGCTGGCATTCCTGAAAAGTAGAAAGCTAGGATGGATTGTTTCTGTGGCGGGCGCCTTGTTCTATATGGGGAATACTCAGTTCGTTATTTGGATCAACCACCGCTGGGCTCTGGGTTCATTCTGTTGGATGCCGTGGGTGCTGTGGGCTGCTTCGGACGGACTCGCTCTCAAGAGATTATGGGGCCGTGTGTGGTGGCTGCCCTTATTCCTCTGTTTGGCGATGGCTGGCGGATCGTTGCAGCATGTAGCCTTCATCGTGTTGGCTTGCATGTGCCTATGGGCCGGGAGCCTGAGGGCCAATAGCTTGATAAGCCAAGGAAAGAGTGAATTACTTGGATGGGGACTGGTGGGAAGCATCGCCTTGGTGATGGTAGCGTATACTTTGGTTCCCCAGTTGATGGCCTACGAGACGAATGTGGACGTTGGTCACACGAGGGGGGGGATTGGTTATCCGCATGGGATCCTTCAGCCGCTCTACAACCTGGTTGGGATTCCCGCACAAGTATGGCCTTGGCTGGTGGGCGATGCTCAGACTCTGGATGGCTGGAAGCTACTTAAAATGAATTATATGAACGTGGCCTACTTTGGGACGATTCCCATGCTTCTGGCTTACATCGGTCTCTTCGTTAAAAAGATGCCCCGTCAGGCGAAGTGGCTTATTCTGGTTGGGGTTTTATTACCCCTTACACCCTTGGTGGGACCCTTGTATCATCGGGTACAAATCTTGTTTATCCTGGGAGGCTGTTGGATGGCGGCTGAAATGTTAGCCTACTGCTCTCAAAAGCCCTTACCTCGATTCGTCAATAGGGGATTGGTTGGGGTGGTCGCTATGATTGGTTTAGCTCTCATCGTGGGAGAGTGTTTGCCTGGATCATTGCAGAGCAGTATAGAGAACAAGGTGGTAGCTGCTGCGATCAGCGCCTCAGAAAATGCTCAGTTTTCCGGTGACCAGGCGTGGTTTAAGGCACGTGCTCTGGAGTGGGTGGATCGCTTTAGTATAGGGAATACGCATACCCTGTGGGTCTATGGCTTGCTCGTGCTGGGGAGTGTGGGGTTTGAGATGTTGAGCAAATTCTCCAAAAAACTCAAGCTGGTCGGAGTTTGCTTGATTCTCGTGGCTTCGTCAGCCGAGCTGATGACCTTTTACCGCGCTTATGTCACTTACTCGGATAAGGAGGATATCCGGCCTCGTCATGAATCGATTACCTTCACCAAAAAAATAGCTGGTGGAGATCTGGTTCTGCAGGGAATGAGTGAGTTAAGCATGCCACAGTGTTTTGCGGGCCCGAACCTCTTGTCGGCCTATGACGTTCATGCTCTGGATGCCTACGAGAGCATCCAGTACCGTTCAATATATCGGGTCACTGAATCATTGGAAGAGCATGAACGCCTCTCTCTTGCTGGGGTGAAAATAGCGATTAACCCGATAGACCATGGACCTTTTAAGGGGACTGAGGAGTGGAAGGTTGTTCATCAGGCAGAGGGGTTTGAGTGGAGAGAAAATCCTGAGAGCCTTGCCTCTATTTTAGTGGGTGAGGGGGATGCCCCAGCTGATTTGGAGAGCCTTTCGATGAATCTGCAGAAGGCAATGCCCATAGAGCCAGTGTGGCAGTCCATGAACGCGGTGTCAGTCAAACTCCCCAGTGATGTAGCTTGGCTGAGGTGGCGGCAGAACTGGCATCCCGGATGGCAATGGCGCCAATCTGAAGACGCTGAATGGCAACCTGTTGAAAGAGGTGTGGATGGCGCCTGCTGGATTGCCAATTCTGGCGCTACATGGCTGCAAATACGCTTTACCCCGGTCTCTACCCAGATCGACATTGTGTCCTGGGGAGTGGTTTTCGTCTGGCTGGCTGTTGGTCTAGTCATCGTCTTTTTAAAATATCTCAGAACGAGAGCTGGCCATGCTGGGTCTTAG
- a CDS encoding lipopolysaccharide biosynthesis protein, with the protein MNIKQELSKTVASSWGSLVVVTVTQLLMIPVALSVLSNAEFALFAVIAQLMNTIRLAEIGVRAACVRLLVDVQVKDEKRYAQMWSSAVFVFLLQGGVILVTVATIAPFIGALYNLDGYLRALGTQVFCAMGIITALNYVLSVHAAAMLAGQRLYVVNIIAIVGALLDLVIFVCCIKLDFGLWSYVIAVFSTTLFKSYYIRHYSKRLGSSRKFYWADVKAENVKMIFKLGLDVAIGSVYTVVLGSTLLIFSGNLLSLGITAVLAVNMKLINTINQILQRIPGSADPVLMKLVSEEKIDDFYKWWKLVVKGSIFLSLLACGGYLLWGNYIVSLWVGEEMTLDGMHLVLIAFMPVRYIIHYVFVLSLGVFKELRKVKFPLIWEMALYVALVYWLTPRYGLTGLLVANLASLTGGSLLFGIKWLSILTIRPYSNVFMLMLKSALPLCVAVMVLYKWLAGSELQFLSLFIMTIVWCLAAVILLVYVILDAQERNRVFELVRSAKAKIS; encoded by the coding sequence ATGAATATCAAGCAGGAGTTATCGAAAACCGTAGCCAGTTCATGGGGCTCACTCGTCGTTGTTACAGTGACTCAGCTCTTGATGATCCCTGTGGCCTTGTCGGTTTTGTCGAATGCCGAGTTCGCGCTGTTTGCTGTCATTGCACAGTTGATGAATACCATACGTCTGGCTGAGATTGGAGTGCGTGCTGCGTGTGTTCGTCTTCTTGTGGATGTCCAGGTCAAAGATGAAAAGAGGTATGCGCAGATGTGGTCCTCGGCTGTTTTTGTCTTCTTGCTACAGGGAGGAGTCATCCTTGTGACAGTGGCAACCATCGCTCCCTTCATCGGGGCTTTGTATAATCTGGATGGTTACTTGAGGGCACTTGGTACGCAGGTCTTCTGCGCCATGGGCATTATCACAGCTTTAAATTATGTTCTAAGTGTGCATGCCGCTGCCATGTTAGCGGGCCAGAGATTGTACGTGGTCAATATCATTGCAATCGTGGGGGCCTTGCTTGATCTGGTGATCTTTGTTTGCTGTATCAAGCTGGACTTTGGATTGTGGTCCTATGTGATAGCCGTATTCAGCACGACGTTGTTTAAGTCCTATTATATCAGGCACTATTCCAAACGTTTGGGCTCATCCCGGAAGTTCTACTGGGCGGATGTCAAAGCTGAAAATGTGAAGATGATTTTCAAGCTTGGGTTGGATGTGGCGATTGGCTCGGTCTATACAGTAGTCTTGGGGAGTACATTGCTTATCTTCAGTGGTAATCTACTATCGCTGGGTATCACCGCTGTACTGGCCGTAAATATGAAGCTCATAAACACCATCAATCAGATACTGCAGCGTATTCCAGGTTCAGCAGATCCTGTATTGATGAAGTTAGTGAGTGAGGAGAAAATCGATGATTTCTATAAATGGTGGAAGCTGGTAGTTAAAGGCTCTATTTTTCTGTCTCTTTTGGCGTGTGGTGGTTATCTACTATGGGGTAATTATATAGTGTCCCTGTGGGTGGGTGAGGAAATGACACTGGATGGAATGCACTTGGTGTTGATTGCATTTATGCCTGTCCGCTATATCATACACTATGTGTTCGTGCTCTCTTTGGGGGTATTTAAAGAGTTACGAAAAGTGAAGTTTCCGTTGATTTGGGAAATGGCTTTGTACGTCGCATTGGTATATTGGCTAACTCCTCGCTACGGATTGACAGGCTTATTGGTTGCTAATTTAGCAAGTTTGACGGGAGGCTCGCTCTTGTTTGGTATCAAGTGGTTGTCAATTTTGACGATTAGGCCTTATTCGAATGTCTTCATGCTCATGCTCAAATCTGCTCTGCCACTGTGTGTGGCCGTAATGGTATTATATAAATGGTTGGCAGGGAGTGAGCTGCAGTTTCTGTCGTTGTTCATCATGACGATAGTATGGTGTTTGGCAGCGGTTATTCTGCTAGTTTATGTAATTCTTGACGCCCAAGAGCGGAATAGGGTTTTTGAGCTGGTTCGAAGTGCTAAGGCCAAAATAAGCTGA